A region from the Kineothrix sp. IPX-CK genome encodes:
- a CDS encoding DUF7666 domain-containing protein, giving the protein MKAFKGFNQDMTCTPNGTKFQYEEGKEYEMDSAECCDHGFHACEYPLDCLDYYSPNSSVYREVELDGKISRKGDGDTKVAASKIKIGVSLNIAGLVKAAIEYTTARIDKTKKSDEDYGASSATGDYGASSATGYKGASSATGNCGASSATGYKGASSATGDYGASSATGDYGASSATGDYGASSATGDYGASSATGDYGASSATGYKGASSATGDYGASSATGNCGASSATGYKGASEALDKDAVAVAWGYKGKARGVLGSYIVLAEWNGDEDEYFRPDSWELKDAKIARVDGEVIKENVYYTLINGEFTEVD; this is encoded by the coding sequence GATATGACATGTACGCCGAATGGCACGAAGTTCCAGTATGAAGAGGGAAAGGAATATGAAATGGATTCGGCAGAATGCTGTGACCACGGATTCCATGCTTGCGAATATCCTCTTGATTGCCTGGATTATTACAGCCCGAACAGCAGTGTTTACCGCGAAGTAGAGCTTGACGGAAAAATCAGTCGTAAAGGGGACGGCGATACGAAGGTAGCGGCCTCCAAAATTAAAATAGGCGTATCTCTTAATATCGCCGGATTAGTAAAGGCCGCGATTGAGTATACCACAGCGAGAATCGATAAGACAAAGAAATCTGATGAGGACTATGGCGCATCCTCGGCAACGGGTGACTATGGCGCATCCTCGGCAACGGGTTACAAGGGCGCATCCTCGGCAACGGGTAACTGTGGCGCATCCTCGGCAACGGGTTACAAGGGCGCATCCTCGGCAACGGGTGACTATGGCGCATCCTCGGCAACGGGTGACTATGGCGCATCCTCGGCAACGGGTGACTATGGCGCATCCTCGGCAACGGGTGACTATGGCGCATCCTCGGCAACGGGTGACTATGGCGCATCCTCGGCAACGGGTTACAAGGGCGCATCCTCGGCAACGGGTGACTATGGCGCATCCTCGGCAACGGGTAACTGTGGCGCATCCTCGGCAACGGGTTACAAGGGCGCATCCGAAGCGTTGGACAAAGATGCCGTAGCGGTGGCTTGGGGATATAAAGGAAAAGCCCGTGGAGTGCTTGGTTCATACATAGTACTGGCTGAATGGAACGGCGATGAAGATGAATATTTCAGACCGGATTCGTGGGAGCTGAAAGATGCAAAAATAGCGAGAGTAGACGGAGAGGTAATTAAAGAAAATGTCTATTATACGCTTATCAATGGGGAATTTACAGAAGTAGATTAA